In Raphanus sativus cultivar WK10039 chromosome 5, ASM80110v3, whole genome shotgun sequence, the following proteins share a genomic window:
- the LOC108857006 gene encoding histone deacetylase 8 — translation MISSDHMVKPQTDAVDVFWHEGMLQHDAVEGVFDTGVNPGFLDVLEKHPENADRVRNMVSILQRGPIAPYVNWLPGRPAILSELLTFHTSEYINKLVEADKSGERREISAGTFMSPGSWEAALLAAGTTLSAMQHILDSHGKIAYALVRPPGHHSQPTQADGYCFLNNAALAVKLALDSGRCSRVAVVDIDVHYGNGTAEGFYRSDKVLTVSLHMNHGSWGSSHPQKGSVDELGEDVGLGYNLNVPLPNGTGDKGYEYAVNELVVPAVRRFGPDMVVLVFGQDASAFDPNGRQCLTMNGYRRIGEIMRAMAEEHSNGRLLMVQEGGYHVTYAAYCLHAMLEGVLKIPEPHLPDPVAYYPEDEAVAVEAVKSIKRYHSEYVPFLRGT, via the exons ATGATCAGCTCAGATCATATGGTCAAACCCCAAACCGACGCCGTAGATGTCTTCTGGCACGAAGGAATGCTCCAACACGACGCCGTCGAAGGCGTCTTCGACACCGGAGTCAACCCCGGATTCCTCGACGTATTGGAGAAGCACCCTGAGAACGCCGACCGGGTCAGGAACATGGTTTCGATTCTCCAACGCGGTCCCATCGCTCCCTACGTCAACTGGCTCCCCGGTCGTCCCGCAATCCTCTCGGAGCTTCTAACGTTTCACACTTCAG AATACATAAACAAGCTAGTGGAGGCAGATAAATCAGGAGAAAGGCGCGAGATCTCCGCAGGTACTTTCATGAGTCCAGGCTCGTGGGAAGCTGCGCTTCTTGCAGCTGGAACAACTCTATCAGCAATGCAACACATTCTTGACAGCCATGGGAAGATAGCTTATGCACTGGTTCGCCCACCAGGCCACCACTCTCAGCCTACTCAAGCTGATGGGTATTGCTTCCTCAACAACGCAGCTCTTGCCGTGAAGCTAGCATTGGATTCAGGGCGTTGCTCACGAGTTGCGGTTGTTGACATCGATGTGCACTACGGAAACGGCACAGCTGAAGGGTTTTACAGGTCTGACAAGGTTCTTACGGTGTCGCTGCATATGAACCACGGGTCGTGGGGGTCGTCTCATCCGCAGAAAGGGTCGGTTGATGAGCTTGGTGAAGATGTGGGGTTGGGTTATAACTTGAATGTTCCTTTACCTAATGGAACCGGTGACAAGGGTTATGAGTATGCGGTGAATGAGCTTGTGGTTCCTGCTGTTAGAAGGTTTGGACCTGATATGGTTGTTCTTGTTTTTGGTCAAGACGCCAGTGCT TTTGATCCTAACGGGAGACAATGCCTGACGATGAACGGATACAGAAGGATTGGGGAGATAATGAGGGCAATGGCAGAGGAGCACAGCAATGGAAGGTTGCTTATGGTGCAAGAAGGAGGGTATCATGTAACATATGCAGCCTACTGCCTCCACGCCATGCTTGAAGGCGTGCTGAAGATTCCAGAACCGCATCTACCGGATCCGGTGGCTTATTACCCTGAAGATGAAGCTGTTGCTGTTGAAGCTGTTAAGTCAATCAAAAGATACCACTCTGAATATGTTCCATTTCTCAGAGGAACTTGA
- the LOC108861990 gene encoding serine/threonine-protein phosphatase BSL2, giving the protein MDEEDSSMLPETDQDRDSQPQSPLPMEREAAQDESPPADSGSAVTPDPTSPQEQQPPQVVGPRCAPTYSVVDALMDKKEDGPGPRCGHTLTAVPAVGEEGTPGYIGPRLVLFGGATALEGNSGGTGTPTSATPSAGIRLAGATADVHCYDVLSNKWTRLTPFGEPPTPRAAHVATAVGTMVVIQGGIGPAGLSAEDLHVLDLTQQRPRWHRVVVQGPGPGPRYGHVMALVGQRYLMAIGGNDGKRPLADVWALDTAAKPYEWRKLEPEGEGPPPCMYATASARSDGLLLLCGGRDANSVPLASAYGLAKHRDGRWEWAIAPGVSPSARYQHAAVFVNARLHVSGGALGGGRMVEDSSSVAVLDTAAGVWCDTKSVVTSPRTGRYSADAAGGDASVELTRRCRHAAAAVGDLIFIYGGLRGGVLLDGLLVAEDLSAAETTYAASHAAAAAATNSPPGRLPGRYGFSDERNRELSDSATDGAVVLGSPVAPPVNGDMYTDISSENAVLPGTRRTSKGVEYLVEASAAEAEAISATLAAAKARQVNGEVELPDSGGETSPSGTPTFSLKPDSTGSIGVTPAGIRLHHRAVVVAAETGGALGGMVRQLSIDQFENEGRRVSYGTPESATAARKLLDRQMSINSVPKKVIAHLLKPRGWKPPVRRQFFLDCNEIADLCDSAERIFSSEPTVLQLKAPIKIFGDLHGQFGDLMRLFDEYGSPSTAGDISYIDYLFLGDYVDRGQHSLEVISLLLALKVEYQHNVHLIRGNHEAADINALFGFRIECIERMGERDGIWVWHRINRLFNWLPLAASIEKKIICMHGGIGRSINHVEQIENIQRPITMDAGSIVLMDLLWSDPTENDSVEGLRPNARGPGLVTFGPDRVMEFCNNNDLQLIVRAHECVMDGFERFAQGHLITLFSATNYCGTANNAGAILVLGRDLVVVPKLIHPLPPAISSTEAPEGHTEDTWMQELNANRPATPTRGRPQTANDKGGSLAWM; this is encoded by the exons ATGGATGAAGAAGATTCGTCTATGCTCCCCGAGACCGATCAAGATCGGGACTCCCAACCCCAATCTCCCTTGCCTATGGAAAGGGAGGCGGCTCAAGACGAATCACCACCGGCGGATTCCGGATCGGCGGTGACTCCTGACCCGACGAGTCCCCAAGAGCAGCAGCCGCCGCAAGTCGTCGGTCCGAGGTGTGCGCCGACGTACTCGGTGGTGGATGCTTTGATGGATAAAAAGGAAGATGGGCCTGGGCCTAGGTGCGGCCACACGCTGACGGCTGTCCCTGCGGTTGGCGAGGAAGGGACGCCTGGTTACATTGGTCCCCGTCTTGTCTTGTTTGGTGGTGCCACGGCTCTTGAGGGTAACTCTGGTGGCACCGGGACTCCGACTTCAGCTACTCCAAGTGCCGGCATCC GGCTAGCTGGAGCAACTGCTGATGTTCATTGTTATGATGTTCTTTCTAATAAGTGGACTAG GCTTACACCATTTGGAGAACCACCAACCCCAAGAGCCGCGCATGTTGCAACTGCAGTCGGGACTATGGTAGTTATTCAG GGTGGAATTGGTCCTGCTGGTTTATCGGCCGAAGACCTTCACGTTCTTGATCTCACTCAACAACGGCCACGATGGCACAG GGTTGTTGTTCAGGGTCCTGGACCAGGACCGCGTTATGGACATGTTATGGCACTTGTGGGACAAAGGTATCTCATGGCAATTGGTGGAAATGATG GAAAACGTCCACTCGCTGATGTATGGGCCTTGGATACTGCCGCCAAGCCTTATGAATGGCGTAAGTTGGAACCAGAAGGAGAAGGTCCACCTCCCTGCAT GTATGCAACTGCAAGTGCGCGATCCGATggtcttcttctcctctgtgGTGGAAGAGATGCAAATAGTGTG CCTCTAGCCAGTGCATATGGACTTGCTAAGCACAGAGATGGACGTTGGGAATGGGCCATAGCCCCTGGTGTTTCACCATCTGCTAGATATCAGCATGCAGCA GTCTTCGTAAATGCAAGACTTCATGTGTCCGGTGGGGCACTTGGTGGTGGACGCATGGTTGAAGACTCATCCAGTGTTGCAG TCTTGGATACTGCAGCAGGTGTATGGTGTGATACGAAATCAGTTGTTACTAGTCCTAGAACTGGCAGGTACAGTGCCGATGCAGCTGGTGGTGATGCTTCTGTTGAGCTCACTAGGCGTTGCAGGCATGCCGCTGCTGCAGTTGGTGATTTGATATTTATCTATGGCGGTTTACGTGGAG GGGTTTTACTCGATGGCCTATTGGTTGCTGAGGATCTTTCGGCTGCGGAAACAACATATGCTGCTTCtcatgctgctgctgctgcagcaACAAATTCGCCGCCAGGTCGGCTACCTGGAAGGTATGGTTTTTCAGACGAAAGAAATAGGGAGTTATCTGATTCAGCCACCGATGGTGCTGTTGTGTTGGGAAGCCCTGTTGCACCCCCCGTAAATGGTGATATGTATACTGATATAAGCTCTGAAAATGCAGTACTTCCAGGAACTCG GAGAACAAGCAAGGGTGTGGAGTATCTTGTTGAAGCATCGGCGGCAGAAGCTGAGGCGATCAGTGCTACGTTGGCTGCTGCCAAGGCTCGGCAGGTCAATGGTGAAGTTGAGCTCCCAGATAGTGGTGGAGAAACTTCACCTAGTGGGACACCTACGTTTTCGCTAAAGCCAGATTCTACGGGATCAATCGGTGTTACTCCTGCAGGAATTCGTCTTCATCATAGAGCC GTGGTGGTTGCTGCAGAAACTGGTGGCGCCTTGGGTGGAATGGTTAGACAATTGTCTATTGATCAATTTGAAAATGAGGGACGACGTGTCAGTTATGGGACACCAGAAAGTGCAACTGCAGCAAGGAAATTATTAGATCGACAAATGTCAATCAATAGTGTTCCTAAGAAG GTGATAGCTCATCTTCTGAAGCCTCGTGGGTGGAAGCCTCCAGTTCGACGCCAGTTTTTCCTAGATTGCAATGAAATAGCTGATCTTTGTGATAGTGCAGAACGTATCTTCTCTAGTGAACCAACTGTATTACAACTTAAAGCTCCTATCAAAATATTTGGTGATCTGCATGGACAGTTTGGGGATCTTATGCGCCTTTTTGATGAATATGGTTCACCATCTACAGCTGGAGACATTTC ATACATCGATTACCTCTTCTTAGGGGACTATGTTGATCGGGGTCAACACAGTCTAGAAGTAATCTCCCTTCTTCTTGCGTTAAAG GTTGAGTACCAGCATAACGTACACTTAATTCGGGGAAACCACGAAGCTGCGGATATTAATGCCCTTTTTGGCTTCCGAATAGAGTGTATTGAGCGAATG GGTGAACGTGATGGAATCTGGGTGTGGCACCGAATAAACCGTTTGTTTAATTGGCTACCTCTGGCTGCATCGATTGAGAAGAAAATTATATGTATGCATGGGGGTATTGGTCGTTCTATAAATCATGTGGAGCAGATTGAGAACATTCAACGTCCAATTACAATGGACGCTGGCTCCATTGTGCTCATGGATTTATTATG GTCGGATCCGACTGAAAATGACAGTGTTGAAGGTTTAAGGCCCAATGCTAGAGGCCCTGGATTGGTTACTTTTGGG CCTGACCGAGTGATGGAGTTTTGCAACAACAATGATCTGCAATTAATTGTGCGTGCACACGAATGCGTGATGGATGGATTTGAGCGTTTTGCTCAGGGGCATTTGATAACTCTCTTTTCCGCTACAAACTATTGTG GTACTGCAAACAATGCTGGGGCTATCTTGGTATTGGGGAGAGATCTTGTAGTTGTCCCTAAGCTCATTCATCCGTTACCTCCAGCAATTTCATCAACTGAAGCACCAGAAGGACATACAGAAGACACATGGATGCAG gAGCTGAACGCAAATAGGCCAGCGACACCAACCAGAGGACGTCCACAAACAGCAAATGACAAAGGAGGTTCTTTGGCTTGGATGTAA
- the LOC108861991 gene encoding calreticulin-3, producing the protein MGLTQNKLKPFCLFLFSLLTLTPLAFSEIFLEEHFEGGWKSRWVLSDWKRNEGKAGTFKHTAGKWPGDPDNKGIQTYNDAKHYAISAKIPEFSNKNRTLVVQYSVKIEQDIECGGAYIKLLSGYVNQKQFGGDTPYSLMFGPDICGTQTKKLHVIISYQGQNYPIKKDLECETDKLNHFYTFILRPDASYSVLVDNKEREFGSMYTDWDILPPRKIKVKNAKKPVDWDDREYIDDPEDVKPEGFDSIPRQIPDQKAKEPEDWDEEENGLWEPPMIPNPAYKGSWKAKKIKNPNYKGKWKNPWIDNPEFEDDPDLYVLKPIRYAGIEVWQVKAGSIFDNILISDDPEYARSMVDDYFAQHRESEKELFAEAEKEKKAREDEEARIAREEGERRRKERGDRYGHRDRRHRYKRHHRRDYMDDYHDEL; encoded by the exons ATGGGATTAACTCAAAACAAGCTAAAGCCTTTCtgtctcttcctcttctctcttctcactcTTACTCCCTTGGCTTTCTCCGAGATCTTCCTAGAGGAGCATTTCGAAG GTGGATGGAAAAGCAGGTGGGTCTTATCTGATTGGAAGAGAAACGAAGGCAAAGCCGGAACCTTTAAGCACACCGCCGGTAAATGGCCCGGTGATCCTGACAATAAAG GCATTCAGACCTATAATGATGCCAAGCATTACGCAATTTCTGCAAAGATTCCAGAGTTCAGCAACAAAAACAGGACTCTTGTTGTCCAGTACTCTGTCAAAATCGAACAAGACATAGAATGTGGTGGCGCTTACATCAAGCTCCTCTCTGGCTACGTTAACCAGAAGCAATTTGGTGGTGATACTCCTTACAG TCTCATGTTTGGACCAGACATCTGCGGCACGCAGACAAAGAAGCTTCATGTTATAATCTCATATCAGGGACAGAACTATCCGATTAAAAAGGATTTGGAATGTGAAACAGACAAGTTAAATCACTTCTACACATTTATTCTGCGGCCTGACGCTTCTTACAGCGTCCTTGTTGATAATAAAGAGAGGGAGTTTGGCAGTATGTACACAGACTGGGACATCCTTCCTCCAAGGAAGATTAAGGTTAAAAATGCAAAGAAG CCTGTGGACTGGGATGACAGAGAGTATATTGATGACCCTGAGGATGTCAAACCTGAG GGTTTTGATTCAATTCCGCGGCAAATTCCAGACCAAAAAGCTAAAGAG CCTGAGGACTGGGATGAGGAAGAAAACGGTCTCTGGGAACCTCCAATGATCCCTAATCCTGCGTACAAAGGTTCTTGGAAAGCAAAG AAAATCAAGAACCCGAACTACAAGGGAAAATGGAAGAACCCATGGATAGATAACCCAG AGTTTGAAGATGATCCAGATCTTTATGTTCTGAAGCCTATAAGATATGCAGGCATTGAAGTATGGCAG GTAAAGGCTGGTTCAATATTTGACAATATATTGATCAGTGATGACCCGGAATATGCAAGGAGCATGGTGGATGACTATTTTGCTCAGCACAGGGAG TCTGAGAAGGAGTTATTTGCGGAagctgagaaagaaaaaaaagctaGAGAAGATGAG GAAGCTCGGATAGCTCGAGAAGAAGGGGAACGTAGACGAAAGGAGAGGGGTGACCGGTATGGACACAGGGACAGGAGGCATCGTTACAAACGG CACCACCGACGTGATTACATGGACGATTACCAT GATGAGCTATAA
- the LOC108860400 gene encoding early nodulin-like protein 18, which translates to MIGPTSLNCFMLSPNIKTWPHAASDELITLCIDDSSSYYYFYSKEKCLESRKSEEEKRGRTRIMSYYTGSSSSCANVLLIVLLMLLSLSADAYKNYTVGGSTGWFDIQERPSANYQKWADSKTFSLGDFLIFNTDNNHSVVQTYDFKTYKECDYNNGEDNSTTEWSSANPSATSPVPVSVSVPLVKEGSNYFFSGNYDGEQCKFGQHFMINVTHGQGLPSPDEDGETAPGPGQSSQSGDDDEVAPDTIVPANFDHPKDIESDDDDSLVKGRKSSSSVTKYNLLCLVLMGFLASFF; encoded by the exons ATGATTGGACCGACCAGTTTGAACTGTTTCATGTTATCACCAAACATCAAGACTTGGCCACATGCCGCCAGTGACGAGCTCATTACTTTATGTATAGACGACTCCTCTTCCTATTATTACTTTTATAGCAAAGAAAAGTGTCTAGAATCAAGAAAATCGGAAGAGGAAAAGAGGGGAAGAACAAGAATTATGTCATACTACACGGGATCTTCATCATCTTGTGCTAATGTGTTACTCATCGTGCTCCTTATGCTTCTGAGTTTGTCGGCTGATGCGTACAAGAACTATACTGTGGGAGGGTCCACGGGATGGTTCGATATCCAGGAGAGACCGTCTGCAAATTATCAGAAATGGGCTGATTCCAAAACCTTTTCTTTGGGTGATTTCCTCA TTTTCAACACAGATAACAACCATTCGGTGGTACAAACATATGATTTCAAAACTTACAAAGAATGTGACTACAACAATGGTGAAGACAATAGTACAACAGAGTGGTCGTCTGCAAACCCTTCAGCGACATCTCCAGTTCCGGTCTCAGTTAGTGTTCCTCTAGTTAAAGAAGGTTCCAATTATTTCTTCTCAGGAAATTATGACGGTGAGCAATGTAAATTTGGACAGCATTTCATGATAAATGTAACACATGGTCAGGGCCTACCATCACCAGATGAAGATGGTGAAACGGCCCCTGGACCAGGTCAATCCTCTCAAtccggtgatgatgatgaagttgcTCCAGATACCATAGTTCCCGCCAATTTTGACCATCCTAAAGATATTgagagtgatgatgatgatagtttGGTTAAGGGTCGTAAAAGTTCTTCTTCcgttacaaaatataatttgttatgTTTAGTTTTAATGGGGTTCCTAGCATCATTCTTTTGA
- the LOC108861233 gene encoding putative axial regulator YABBY 2 isoform X2, producing the protein MSLDLSSDRVCYVHCNFCTTTLAVSVPYASLFTLVTVRCGHCTNLLSLNMGVSLHQSSPPPIHQDLQPKQHITSSVTRKEWGSSSRSSNHYSTTLSENVDREAPRMPPIRPPEKRQRVPSAYNRFIKEEIQRIKAGNPAISHREAFSTAAKNWAHFPHIHFGLKLDGNKKGKQLDQTVAGHKSNGYF; encoded by the exons ATGTCTTTAGATTTATCATCTGATCGTGTTTGCTATGTTCACTGCAACTTCTGCACCACGACTTTAGCG gTAAGTGTACCATACGCAAGTTTGTTCACACTTGTGACGGTGAGATGTGGTCATTGTACCAATCTACTCTCTCTCAACATGGGTGTTTCACTTCATCAAAGCTCGCCTCCTCCCATTCATCAAGATCTTCAG CCTAAGCAACACATAACCTCTTCGGTAACAAGGAAAGAATGGGGATCATCTTCCAGGAGCTCCAACCATTACTCAACCACATTGTCAGAAAATGTCGATCGGGAGGCTCCTAGAATGCCTCCGATTCGTC CACCAGAGAAAAGACAACGCGTTCCTTCGGCCTACAACAGATTCATCAA AGAGGAAATCCAAAGGATCAAAGCTGGCAATCCAGCGATCAGCCACCGTGAGGCGTTTAGCACAGCTGCTAAAAAT TGGGCACATTTTCCTCACATTCACTTTGGATTAAAGCTGGATGGCAACAAGAAAGGCAAGCAATTAGACCAGACAGTTGCAGGCCACAAGTCTAATGGCTATTTCTAA
- the LOC108861233 gene encoding putative axial regulator YABBY 2 isoform X3, whose translation MSLDLSSDRVCYVHCNFCTTTLAVSVPYASLFTLVTVRCGHCTNLLSLNMGVSLHQSSPPPIHQDLQQPKQHITSSVTRKEWGSSSRSSNHYSTTLSENVDREAPRMPPIRQKRQRVPSAYNRFIKEEIQRIKAGNPAISHREAFSTAAKNWAHFPHIHFGLKLDGNKKGKQLDQTVAGHKSNGYF comes from the exons ATGTCTTTAGATTTATCATCTGATCGTGTTTGCTATGTTCACTGCAACTTCTGCACCACGACTTTAGCG gTAAGTGTACCATACGCAAGTTTGTTCACACTTGTGACGGTGAGATGTGGTCATTGTACCAATCTACTCTCTCTCAACATGGGTGTTTCACTTCATCAAAGCTCGCCTCCTCCCATTCATCAAGATCTTCAG CAGCCTAAGCAACACATAACCTCTTCGGTAACAAGGAAAGAATGGGGATCATCTTCCAGGAGCTCCAACCATTACTCAACCACATTGTCAGAAAATGTCGATCGGGAGGCTCCTAGAATGCCTCCGATTCGTC AGAAAAGACAACGCGTTCCTTCGGCCTACAACAGATTCATCAA AGAGGAAATCCAAAGGATCAAAGCTGGCAATCCAGCGATCAGCCACCGTGAGGCGTTTAGCACAGCTGCTAAAAAT TGGGCACATTTTCCTCACATTCACTTTGGATTAAAGCTGGATGGCAACAAGAAAGGCAAGCAATTAGACCAGACAGTTGCAGGCCACAAGTCTAATGGCTATTTCTAA
- the LOC108856769 gene encoding GTPase LSG1-2, which produces MGKSEKTTLGRSLVKHHNHMIQESKDKGKYYKNLQKKVLESVTEVSDIDAIIEQAEEAERLFTINHSNTTPLPINLDTSSSSSTRAAEEWREQQKIEEALHASSLQVPRRPPWTPEMSVEELDANEKQAFLNWRRMLVRLEENEKLVLTPFEKNLDIWRQLWRVLERSDLIVMVVDARDPLFYRCPDLEAYAREIDEHKKIMLLVNKADLLPPYVREKWAEYFRVNNILFVFWSAMAATAALEGKVLKEQWRKPDNFDTTEDPEVVICGRDELLGRLQFEAQEIVRARRNSRTESSTVESQRENAVVGFVGYPNVGKSSTINALVGQKRTGVTSTPGKTKHFQTLIISDELMLCDCPGLVFPSFSSSRYEMITCGVLPIDRMTEHREAIQVVADKVPRHVIESVYNISLPKPKTYERQSRPPFAAEVLRAYCASRGYVASSGLPDETKAARQILKDYLGGKLPHFAMPPGMSEEDTSPGTGSDSEEGSDDEEEGEQVPGIEDVLDDLSSFDLANGLASSKKVRVKKETASHKQHKKPQRKKDRNWRVKNSEDGDGMPLVRVFQKPANTGPLTMR; this is translated from the exons atggggaAGAGCGAGAAGACGACGCTAGGGAGATCACTGGTAAAGCACCACAACCATATGATTCAAGAATCGAAAGACAAAGGAAAGTACTACAAGAATCTCCAGAAGAAGGTTCTCGAATCCGTCACCGAGGTCAGCGACATCGACGCCATCATCGAGCAGGCAGAGGAGGCCGAGCGTCTTTTCACCATCAATCACAGCAACACCACTCCTCTCCCCATCAATCT AGATACGAGTTCTAGCTCAAGTACTAGAGCAGCTGAAGAATGGAGAGAGCAGCAGAAGATAGAGGAGGCTTTACACGCTAGTAGTCTTCAAGTTCCTCGAAG ACCTCCTTGGACACCAGAAATGTCAGTGGAAGAACTTGATGCTAATGAAAAACAAGCTTTTCTGAACTGGCGTCGGATGCTTGTGAG GCTAGAGGAAAATGAAAAGCTTGTGTTGACTCCATTCGAAAAGAACCTCGATATCTGGAGACAGCTTTGGCGAGTGCTTGAACGTAGTGATTTG ATTGTTATGGTAGTTGATGCTAGAGATCCACTGTTTTACCGTTGCCCTGATCTTGAG GCATATGCTAGAGAGATTGACGAGCATAAGAAAATCATGCTTCTAGTTAACAAGGCGGATCTTTTGCCTCCTTACGTCAG GGAGAAATGGGCAGAATATTTTCGCGTCAACAACATCCTCTTCGTCTTCTGGTCAGCCATGGCCGCTACAGCTGCCCTCGAAGGGAAAGTCCTGAAAGAGCAATGGAGAAAACCCGATAACTTTGACACGACTGAAGATCCTGAAGTTGTGATATGTGGCAGGGACGAGCTGTTGGGACGGTTACAGTTTGAGGCTCAAGAGATTGTCAGAGCAAGAAGAAACTCTAGAACAGAATCATCGACTGTTGAGTCTCAACGTGAGAATGCTGTGGTTGGATTTGTAGGGTACCCAAACGTGGGAAAGAGTTCAACAATCAACGCATTGGTTGGTCAGAAGCGAACAGGTGTGACATCTACACCAGGGAAAACAAAGCATTTTCAGACATTGATCATCTCTGATGAGCTCATGCTATGCGACTGTCCTGGTTTAGTCTTCCCTTCGTTCTCAAGCTCCAGATACGAGATGATCACATGCGGTGTACTTCCTATCGACAGAATGACGGAACACCGTGAAGCTATCCAGGTGGTGGCGGACAAGGTCCCTCGCCATGTGATCGAGAGTGTTTACAACATCTCTCTTCCCAAACCCAAAACCTACGAGCGTCAGTCCCGTCCGCCTTTCGCTGCAGAGGTTCTTAGAGCTTACTGTGCTTCTCGTGGCTACGTTGCCTCTAGTGGACTACCTGATGAAACCAAAGCAGCGAGGCAGATTCTGAAAGATTACTTGGGAGGTAAGCTGCCGCATTTTGCAATGCCGCCTGGGATGAGTGAAGAGGATACTAGTCCAGGAACTGGTTCAGATTCTGAAGAAGGTTcagatgatgaggaagaaggcGAGCAAGTTCCTGGTATTGAAGATGTGCTGGATGATTTGAGCTCGTTTGATCTGGCGAATGGGCTTGCGTCTTCTAAGAAAGTGAGGGTGAAGAAGGAAACAGCGTCTCATAAACAGCACAAGAAGCCTCAGAGGAAGAAGGATAGGAACTGGAGAGTAAAGAACTCAGAGGATGGTGATGGTATGCCTCTGGTTAGAGTTTTTCAGAAACCGGCTAACACTGGGCCTCTCACTATGCGTTGA
- the LOC108861233 gene encoding putative axial regulator YABBY 2 isoform X1, whose protein sequence is MSLDLSSDRVCYVHCNFCTTTLAVSVPYASLFTLVTVRCGHCTNLLSLNMGVSLHQSSPPPIHQDLQQPKQHITSSVTRKEWGSSSRSSNHYSTTLSENVDREAPRMPPIRPPEKRQRVPSAYNRFIKEEIQRIKAGNPAISHREAFSTAAKNWAHFPHIHFGLKLDGNKKGKQLDQTVAGHKSNGYF, encoded by the exons ATGTCTTTAGATTTATCATCTGATCGTGTTTGCTATGTTCACTGCAACTTCTGCACCACGACTTTAGCG gTAAGTGTACCATACGCAAGTTTGTTCACACTTGTGACGGTGAGATGTGGTCATTGTACCAATCTACTCTCTCTCAACATGGGTGTTTCACTTCATCAAAGCTCGCCTCCTCCCATTCATCAAGATCTTCAG CAGCCTAAGCAACACATAACCTCTTCGGTAACAAGGAAAGAATGGGGATCATCTTCCAGGAGCTCCAACCATTACTCAACCACATTGTCAGAAAATGTCGATCGGGAGGCTCCTAGAATGCCTCCGATTCGTC CACCAGAGAAAAGACAACGCGTTCCTTCGGCCTACAACAGATTCATCAA AGAGGAAATCCAAAGGATCAAAGCTGGCAATCCAGCGATCAGCCACCGTGAGGCGTTTAGCACAGCTGCTAAAAAT TGGGCACATTTTCCTCACATTCACTTTGGATTAAAGCTGGATGGCAACAAGAAAGGCAAGCAATTAGACCAGACAGTTGCAGGCCACAAGTCTAATGGCTATTTCTAA